A genomic stretch from Telopea speciosissima isolate NSW1024214 ecotype Mountain lineage chromosome 7, Tspe_v1, whole genome shotgun sequence includes:
- the LOC122668706 gene encoding uncharacterized protein LOC122668706, which yields MQFVDGTLPRPTPPSPDVQLWDRCNFMVLSWLLNILSRTIADSVIYVESAAAMWKELEERFSRSNAPRAFHLKRAIATIHQGTDSLAVYYTRLKVLWDELSSYISVPSCSCGAQSQLHSAAQTERVYHLLMGLSDSYAAIRSQILTMDPLPDVHRAYYLILQEEQQRALTSSPNLPDAAAMAANRVTPRSDTPRQ from the coding sequence ATGCAATTTGTTGATGGCACTTTGCCACGACCCACACCTCCGTCTCCGGACGTCCAGCTTTGGGATCGCTGTAACTTCATGGTCCTCTCATGGCTTCTCAACATCCTTTCACGCACCATTGCCGATAGTGTGATTTACGTGGAATCCGCAGCTGCTATGTGGAAAGAGCTCGAAGAACGGTTTTCTCGTAGCAATGCCCCTCGAGCCTTTCATCTCAAACGGGCCATTGCTACCATCCATCAAGGGACCGACTCGCTTGCCGTTTACTACACTCGTCTCAAGGTACTCTGGGACGAACTCTCATCTTACATTTCAGTTCCATCATGTTCTTGCGGTGCACAATCCCAACTTCATTCCGCTGCCCAAACGGAGCGTGTATATCATCTGCTCATGGGATTATCAGATAGCTACGCTGCTATCCGCTCGCAAATTCTCACCATGGACCCGTTGCCTGACGTCCATCGAGCTTATTACCTTATTCTCCAAGAAGAACAGCAGCGCGCCCTTACTTCTTCGCCAAATTTGCCTGACGCTGCTGCTATGGCTGCGAACCGAGTCACTCCTCGTAGTGATACACCGCGTCAATAG
- the LOC122669476 gene encoding calmodulin-like protein 3, whose translation MDPGELKRVFQMFDRNGDGRITKKELSDSLQNLGIFIPDDDLVQMIEKIDVNGDGCVDIDEFGGLYQTIMDERDEEEDMREAFNVFDKNGDGFITVEELRSVLSSLGLKQGRTAEDCRKMIRKVDVDGDGMVNYKEFKQMMRGGGFAALS comes from the coding sequence ATGGATCCCGGAGAGCTCAAACGGGTGTTTCAAATGTTCGATCGGAACGGAGATGGGCGGATTACGAAGAAAGAACTCAGCGACTCGCTACAAAATTTGGGAATTTTCATCCCTGACGACGATCTTGTCCAGATGATTGAGAAGATAGACGTAAATGGAGATGGTTGTGTCGACATTGATGAGTTTGGGGGATTGTATCAAACAATCATGGATGAGCGAGACGAGGAAGAGGATATGAGAGAAGCATTCAATGTGTTCGATAAAAATGGTGATGGGTTCATTACCGTCGAAGAATTGAGATCGGTTTTGTCATCTCTGGGGCTCAAGCAAGGAAGAACCGCAGAAGATTGCAGAAAGATGATAAGAAAGGTTGATGTTGATGGAGATGGTATGGTTAACTACAAGGAGTTTAAGCAGATGATGAGGGGGGGAGGGTTTGCGGCCCTGAGTTGA